The Buchnera aphidicola (Sitobion avenae) genome contains a region encoding:
- the der gene encoding ribosome biogenesis GTPase Der, translating to MIPIVVLIGRTNVGKSTLFNVLTKTRDALVANYPGITRDRQYGYCELQLNQKIILIDTAGLDIHLNEIEKKAHKQTLIAIKESHLILFVVDAHDGLMPQEYEISKNIRIYQKKTILIVNKIDGINQNDKINEFYSLGIEKIQKISASHNQGINTLIIKHLIPWVNIQFKKEIENQANINFNKSSIKVAFIGRPNVGKSTLINGILKEDRMITCNIPGTTLDSVSIPIRYNHENYTLIDTAGASKKNKKINNFEKFSVIKTLQTIEKSNVILLIIDASLQVCHQDLSLSEFIINSGKGIIIVINKCDLLSQLELKKIKESIKNQLKFLSFSRIHFISALYKKGIFQIFRSINESYNESKRKISTSILTKTMHIAIKKHQPPIVKGRRIKLKYAHLGSSNPPKIIIHGNQVRYLSSPYKRYLINFFYNILKIKGTAIQIQFKDNINPYIKNKN from the coding sequence AGAGATAGACAGTACGGATATTGTGAATTACAATTGAATCAAAAAATAATTCTAATTGACACAGCGGGTTTAGATATTCACTTAAATGAAATAGAAAAAAAAGCACATAAACAAACTTTAATAGCTATAAAAGAATCGCATTTAATTTTATTTGTAGTAGATGCTCATGATGGATTAATGCCACAAGAATATGAAATCTCTAAGAACATAAGAATATATCAAAAAAAGACTATTCTAATTGTTAATAAAATAGATGGCATTAATCAAAATGATAAAATTAACGAATTTTATTCATTAGGAATTGAAAAAATACAAAAAATTTCCGCTAGTCATAATCAAGGAATAAATACTCTTATTATAAAGCATTTGATTCCATGGGTGAATATTCAATTTAAAAAAGAAATAGAAAATCAAGCAAACATAAACTTTAACAAATCATCAATAAAAGTAGCTTTTATCGGTCGACCAAATGTTGGAAAATCGACTTTAATAAATGGAATTTTAAAAGAAGATAGAATGATCACATGTAACATACCAGGTACAACATTAGATAGTGTGTCAATACCTATTAGATATAATCACGAAAATTATACCTTAATTGATACCGCGGGAGCATCTAAAAAAAATAAAAAAATTAATAATTTTGAAAAATTTTCAGTAATTAAAACATTGCAAACTATTGAAAAATCAAATGTAATATTATTAATAATAGATGCAAGTCTTCAGGTATGTCATCAAGATTTATCATTATCTGAATTTATAATAAACTCCGGAAAGGGAATTATTATAGTCATAAATAAATGTGATTTATTAAGCCAATTAGAACTAAAAAAAATAAAAGAATCCATAAAAAATCAATTGAAATTTCTTTCTTTTTCAAGAATACATTTTATATCAGCACTCTATAAAAAAGGAATATTTCAAATATTTAGATCTATTAATGAATCTTATAACGAATCAAAAAGAAAAATTAGTACATCAATACTTACCAAAACTATGCATATAGCAATTAAAAAACATCAACCGCCAATTGTAAAAGGACGTCGAATAAAATTAAAATATGCACATTTAGGTAGTTCTAATCCACCTAAAATTATTATACATGGCAATCAAGTTCGATATTTATCTTCACCTTATAAGCGATATTTAATAAATTTTTTTTATAATATTCTAAAAATAAAAGGTACTGCTATTCAAATACAGTTTAAAGATAATATAAACCCTTATATTAAAAATAAAAACTAG